One stretch of Gopherus flavomarginatus isolate rGopFla2 chromosome 2, rGopFla2.mat.asm, whole genome shotgun sequence DNA includes these proteins:
- the LOC127046003 gene encoding zinc finger protein 436-like: MAFATELLQSLIASRSSFLNTVLQQHPQESLVSPAGAVARTEQGEEVCGGSQQDSGERETSVALSTGGIITKKEAQCLEEHHPHHERRQMASGRRVFWSPEQRGPQDPHRVEDQCGAALSNSPEQPVLLPGSEPPLPSAGAGSGPGQARVPCESRDVAAPYAAQAREWPHALSAVKSQAHSLADEPVQCEGSFPQPMNLAAHQPKPSGQRPHACSEGGQGFKQQQNLITHLRTHGKAKPHQCSQCGQSFLHRSRLTYHARIHTGERPYACTQCSKTYSRKEHLQNHQRLHTGERPFQCHECGKCYIRKEHLQYHQRVHTGERPFQCTACGRSFIRKQNLLKHQRVHTEERPYQCGECGRSFRYKESLKDHQRTHDAEPGLPCGLHPGSGLRKQTPLCERGAKGGSGS, encoded by the exons ATGGCGTTTGCTACGGAATTGCTCCAGAGTCTCATTGCTTCCCGTAGCAGCTTCCTGAACACTGTACTGCAGCAGCATCCACAAG AATCTCTCGTTtccccagctggagctgtggCCCGGACAGAACAAGGGGAAGAGGTCTGTGGGGGGAGCCAGCAGGACTCTGGGGAAAGAGAAACATCGGTGGCTCTGAGCACTG GTGGGATCATCACCAAAAAGGAGGCACAGTGTCTTGAAGAGCATCACCCCCACCATGAGCGGCGCCAGATGGCATCGGGAAGGCGGGTTTTCTGGAGTCCCGAGCAGAGAGGTCCCCAGGATCCCCACAGGGTGGAGGATCAGTGTGGAGCTGCGCTCAGTAATTCCCCTGAGCAGCCAGTCCTGCTCCCAGGGTCAGAACCTCCCTTGCCCTCTGcgggggcaggatcaggccctgggcAGGCCAGAGTTCCCTGCGAGAGCCGAGACGTGGCTGCCCCTTACGCCGCGCAGGCGAGGGAGTGGCCTCATGCCTTGAGTGCTGTGAAATCCCAGGCCCACTCACTGGCAGATGAGCCAGTCCAGTGTGAAGGGAGCTTCCCCCAGCCCATGAACCTGGCCGCCCACCAGCCCAAGCCCAGTGGGCAGAGGCCCCATGCCTGCAGCGAGGGCGGCCAGGGCTTCAAGCAGCAGCAGAACCTCATTACCCACCTGAGAACCCACGGCAAGGCCAAGCCACACCAGTGCAGCCAGTGCGGGCAGAGCTTCCTCCACCGCTCCCGGCTCACCTACCACGCCCGCATCCACACCGGCGAGCGGCCCTATGCCTGCACCCAGTGCAGCAAGACCTACAGCCGCAAGGAGCACCTCCAGAACCACCAGCGGCTGCACACcggtgagcggcccttccagtgCCATGAGTGCGGGAAATGCTACATCCGCAAGGAACACCTGCAGTACCATCAGCGCGTCCACACcggcgagcggcccttccagtgCACCGCCTGCGGGAGGAGCTTCATCCGCAAGCAGAACCTGCTGAAGCACCAGCGTGTCCACACCGAGGAGCGGCCCTACCAGTGCGGGGAGTGCGGGAGGAGCTTCCGCTACAAGGAGTCCCTCAAAGACCATCAGAGAACTCACGATGCTGAGCCAGGGCTGCCCTGTGGCCTGCACCCAGGATCCGGGCTCAGAAAGCAGACACCTCTGTGTGAGAGGGGAGCCAAGGGCGGGTCTGGGAGCTGA